Proteins co-encoded in one Malus domestica chromosome 09, GDT2T_hap1 genomic window:
- the LOC103443188 gene encoding glycerol-3-phosphate acyltransferase 1 has protein sequence MVLLMVLLKLTDWVLYQLLANSCQRAARKVRNYGSLVGNSPPLTSPQKQPFSFPSVTKCNLEGREYDKIACDIFGSLLKSPSVFPYFMLVAFEGGSILRALLLLLSYPILLVFNNEHRLRVMIFITFCGLRKKDMESVGRAVLPKFYLENLNLQVYEVLASAGSRVVLTSVPRVMVEHFLKDYLEVGDVLGTELHTIGHYFTGLLSKSGFLVKHKALKKHFGDKKPDIGIGSSSLQDQLFTSLCKEAYVVNKEDSKSGAKSAMARHKLPKPVIFHDGRLAFLPTPSATLAMFLWLPIGIILAIFRISVGIILPYEIALFLACWTGVNLSVKGCINSTSSNPQKTGVLYVCTHRTLLDPVFLSTALRKPLTAVTYSLSKMSEILAPIKTVRLTRDRKQDGETMERLLSEGDLVVCPEGTTCREPYLLRFSSLFAELADEIVPVAINTNVSMFYGTTASGLKCLDPIFFLMNPRPAYYVEVLGKLPKELTCAGGKSSNEVANYIQRKLADALGFECTSLTRRDKYLMLAGNEGIVPVNKRKKP, from the exons ATGGTCCTCCTAATGGTTCTTCTCAAACTCACAGACTGGGTTTTGTACCAGCTGCTAGCAAACTCATGCCAAAGAGCTGCAAGAAAAGTGAGAAACTATGGTTCCCTCGTAGGCAATTCTCCTCCTCTCACATCACCGCAAAAACAACCCTTTTCATTTCCCAGTGTCACAAAGTGTAATTTAGAGGGCAGAGAGTATGACAAAATTGCATGTGACATTTTTGGATCCCTTTTGAAATCCCCATCTGTCTTCCCTTACTTCATGCTTGTTGCCTTTGAAGGTGGCAGCATTTTGAGAGCCCTTCTCTTGCTTCTATCGTACCCGATCTTGCTGGTTTTCAACAACGAGCACAGATTAAGGGTCATGATTTTCATAACTTTTTGTGGTCTCAGAAAAAAAGATATGGAGAGTGTTGGAAGGGCTGTTTTGCCCAAGTTTTATCTGGAAAATCTCAACCTTCAGGTGTATGAGGTTTTGGCCTCAGCGGGATCTAGGGTTGTCCTCACAAGTGTCCCTAGAGTCATGGTTGAACATTTTCTCAAGGATTATTTGGAAGTTGGTGATGTTTTGGGGACTGAGTTGCACACCATCGGGCATTACTTCACTGGTTTGTTATCCAAGTCTGGTTTTCTTGTGAAGCACAAAGCTCTCAAGAAACATTTTGGAGACAAAAAACCAGATATTGGAATTGGTTCTTCAAGCCTCCAAGATCAACTCTTTACATCCCTCTGCAAG GAAGCCTATGTAGTGAACAAGGAAGACAGCAAGAGTGGGGCAAAATCAGCAATGGCTAGGCACAAGCTCCCAAAGCCAGTAATATTTCATGATGGAAGGCTAGCATTCTTGCCTACTCCATCTGCAACCCTAGCCATGTTTTTGTGGCTCCCTATTGGAATAATCCTAGCCATATTCAGGATCTCAGTTGGCATCATCCTCCCCTACGAAATTGCCCTATTTTTGGCCTGCTGGACAGGTGTCAATCTCTCAGTCAAAGGATGCATAAACTCCACTTCTTCAAATCCACAAAAAACGGGAGTCCTCTATGTTTGCACGCACAGAACCCTACTGGACCCAGTTTTCCTCAGTACAGCCTTACGCAAGCCTTTAACTGCTGTCACATACAGCCTGAGCAAAATGTCCGAAATCTTAGCGCCGATCAAGACCGTCCGGTTAACCAGAGACCGAAAACAAGACGGTGAAACCATGGAGAGGCTACTTAGTGAAGGAGATTTGGTCGTTTGCCCTGAAGGAACAACGTGTCGAGAGCCATATTTGCTTAGATTCAGCTCACTCTTTGCAGAACTGGCTGATGAGATTGTGCCAGTGGCTATCAACACAAATGTGAGCATGTTTTATGGCACAACAGCCAGTGGATTAAAATGCTTGGACCCAATTTTCTTCCTGATGAACCCTAGGCCTGCATATTACGTTGAGGTTCTTGGGAAGCTCCCAAAAGAGCTTACTTGTGCTGGGGGGAAGTCTAGCAATGAAGTGGCTAATTACATCCAGAGGAAATTGGCTGATGCTTTGGGTTTTGAGTGCACCTCTCTTACAAGGAGGGATAAGTATTTGATGCTGGCTGGGAATGAAGGAATTGTCCCTGTTAATAAGAGAAAGAAGCCTTAA